Proteins co-encoded in one Daphnia carinata strain CSIRO-1 chromosome 3, CSIRO_AGI_Dcar_HiC_V3, whole genome shotgun sequence genomic window:
- the LOC130698620 gene encoding putative FERM domain-containing protein FRMD8P1: MDNRGLAGNHMKLHNSTTDFDSVHSNDVIKLMAIGNHNLNESGCEGSHKDSECYGDSQHHSFVKVIPVEYTKQKFPSMVYSTQNILSQEDARNYPTLLNEKDQSEMSSIASVSTLSSHVMNRAMSATGAAMADKPSPPRIPNGQLCVFLSNGTCVCIDVEHGVNTNSATILKTLMEAEELRLPPVALNVFALWMISPELEVQLKPHHKPIKIYSEWGQLVKKFTKYDGNPVLPEPTLHLRRNAFYHRSDEMRIRDSGIIELLYCEAKNNVLIGRYPCDLPETFLLGSFVARVNLGNFISQQHTPMFFRSRLRDYLPSYACVKSTPWSLVWPLSKLQRPDKTAPESLIVEQLKKLPNNIPSQRLMLNYLKRCWARPYYGAAFFCGQIEERRTSHLSSWFTAGDLEIQVAVSSVGVYLIQQHEGTVLLGLKYGEFIWDCAFPYRLDDPDCFPCIFLQFASPPSSPRDGNDTCVIQIFSKQAVMVNALIAYYTNRQRRNSTAAANATTDEIDGGIHGEQDLDDVMAPLTNPSQTELLDSCLTNKLHRLSLATFDDEGRCLISTGSLAVIR; encoded by the exons ATGGACAATCGCGGTTTGGCTGGTAATCACATGAAACTTCACAACTCTACAACCGACTTCGACTCAGTGCATTCTAACGAC GTTATCAAATTGATGGCTATTGGTAATCACAATTTAAATGAGTCAGGTTGTGAAGGAAGTCACAAAGATAGTGAATGTTATGGAGATTCACAACACCACAGTTTTGTTAAAGTCATTCCTGTGGAGTATACTAAACAGAAATTTCCTAGTATGGTTTATTCAactcaaaatattttaagccaagaagatgcaaggaacTATCCCACATTGTTAAATGAAAAGGATCAGTCAGAAATGTCTAGTATCGCCTCTGTGTCAACTTTGTCAAGTCATGTTATGAATCGTGCAATGTCTGCTACTGGTGCAGCTATGGCTGATAAACCTTCTCCTCCCCGTATTCCAAATGGTCAAT TGTGTGTTTTCCTTAGTAATGGAACCTGTGTTTGTATTGATGTTGAACACGGTGTCAACACCAACTCTGcaacaattttaaaaacacTGATGGAAGCTGAAGAACTACGATTACCTCCAGTTGCTCTAAATGTCTTTGCATTGTGGATGATTTCACCAGAATTAG AAGTGCAACTGAAACCTCATCACAAGCCTATTAAGATTTATTCCGAATGGGGACAACTTGTAAAGAAGTTTACTAAATACGATGGAAACCCTGTGTTACCTGAGCCCACACTTCATTTGAGACGAAACGCATTCTACCACAGAAGTGACGAAATGCGAATAAGAGATTCAGGGATCATCGAACTATTGTATTGTGAAGCCAAAAATAATGTTCTAATTGGGCGTTATCCATGTGATCTCCCGGAAACTTTCCTCCTCGGTAGTTTCGTGGCGAGAGTTAACTtgggaaattttatttctcaacAGCACACACCAATGTTCTTCAG GAGTCGATTGCGGGATTATCTCCCCTCCTACGCATGTGTCAAATCAACTCCCTGGTCATTGGTTTGGCCATTATCAAAGTTACAACGCCCAGACAAAACTGCTCCCGAATCCCTGATAGTCGAACAGCTCAAAAAACTTCCTAACAACATTCCTAGTCAGAGATTGATGTTGAATTACTTGAAACGCTGTTGGGCTAGACCCTACTACGG AGCTGCATTTTTCTGCGGCCAAATCGAAGAGCGCCGTACCTCTCACCTGTCTTCATGGTTCACTGCTGGCGACCTCGAAATTCAAGTGGCTGTCAGTTCGGTGGGAGTGTATCTGATTCAGCAGCACGAAGGG ACTGTTCTTCTCGGTTTGAAGTATGGCGAATTCATTTGGGATTGCGCGTTCCCCTACCGCCTCGACGACCCCGATTGCTTCCCATGCATTTTTCTCCAGTTCGCCTCTCCCCCGTCAAGTCCTCGCGATGGCAATGACACCTGCGTCATTCAGATATTTTCTAAacag GCTGTCATGGTGAACGCGTTAATAGCCTATTACACCAACAGGCAAAGAAGAAACTCGACCGCCGCTGCAAACGCCACCACCGATGAAATCGACGGAGGTATCCATGGAGAACAGGATTTAGACG ATGTGATGGCTCCGCTAACCAACCCTTCGCAAACCGAGTTACTCGACTCTTGTCTGACCAACAAGCTTCATCGGCTCTCGTTGGCAACTTTTGATGACGAAG gacgctgCCTTATATCGACGGGGTCCTTGGCGGTAATCAGGTAA